A genomic window from Henningerozyma blattae CBS 6284 chromosome 3, complete genome includes:
- the TBLA0C00120 gene encoding uncharacterized protein produces MQLRVSAEMRNCTYNKNTKDAPLNVISELPVKIILRNFLPSGAPATIWNHKSKKTSTPSLQAVVLSKDPQSFGYFFYIPNENRVITTTNFKIPDYSVNTQQKSNPEETIIARFKANVISKIGSTRNFEFDEDEINEAFPDKEYENDTEGINNITVDDKIASQQLLNDLNENGEEEIMDTESDFSPSNIDPDLIDNVNLDEILEQPNVIELMNNENTTINGENEIKNTDTNNEKIDNDINSNNDNKDKYSMLINENNYNNCNNSNDEMNNILSSNEDYNSITDEQNSSIITNTEIVIQSNHDIRNDISPYSSIPITSEHENENITETHHNDIINANRESDNASIIEDSIDNFNEDSESRSEIEPDSSTITVNERDNMYKRTREEVDVQDKETDSTSNNNIIETSSSRLSFSKKNLQYLVGHRNNSTRRKPNHRIPTYLQERKSDPVMPPIIHPTSKKPHLRKVRRILPRTNWQNKIRSIYYKEAITNNKNLKQRERFIKSFKKEVENLVKMGVYDPDIRLPKSAIPKNKIISTVIVFTVKRDGTCKARYCARGDLQNQESYGNTESSILSLDSLKILLSVYWDSRELDIVIQCLRCKDDYFYSEIYSKYYN; encoded by the coding sequence ATGCAGCTAAGGGTATCTGCGGAAATGAGAAACTGTAcatataataagaatacTAAAGATGCACCATTAAATGTAATATCCGAATTACCTGTTAAGATAATATTACGTAATTTTTTACCTTCTGGAGCTCCAGCTACGATATGGAATCATAAATCTAAGAAAACATCTACACCAAGCTTACAAGCAGTGGTTTTGTCAAAAGATCCACAGAGTTTtggatatttcttttatatacctaatgaaaatagaGTAATTACCACTACAAACTTTAAAATCCCTGATTATTCAGTAAATACGCAACAGAAGAGTAATCCAGAAGAAACCATTATTGCACGATTTAAAGCTAATGTTATATCTAAAATAGGTTCTACtagaaattttgaatttgatgaagatgagaTTAATGAAGCATTTCCTGATAAAGAGtatgaaaatgatactgaaggtataaataatattacgGTAGATGATAAGATAGCATCACAACAGTTGTTAAATGACcttaatgaaaatggtgaagaagaaataatgGATACCGAAAGTGATTTTAGTCCTTCTAATATAGATCCTGACCTTATTGACAATGTTAATTTagatgaaattttagaacAACCTAACGTAATTGAACTTATGAACAATGAGAATACAACAATTAACggtgaaaatgaaattaagaATACAGAcactaataatgaaaaaattgataatgatatcaacagtaataatgataataaagacaaatattcaatgttaataaatgaaaataattataataattgcaataattcaaatgatgagatgaataatatattatcatcTAATGAGGACTATAACTCAATCACTGATGAACAGAACAGTTCCATCATCACAAATACAGAGATCGTAATACAGAGTAATCATGATATAAGAAATGATATTTCCCCATATTCAAGCATTCCAATAACATCAGAACATgagaatgaaaatataactGAAACACATCATAATGACATAATTAATGCTAATAGAGAATCAGATAACGCATCTATTATTGAAGATAgtattgataatttcaatgAGGACAGTGAAAGTAGATCAGAAATTGAACCAGATAGTAGTACAATAACAGTTAATGAAAGAGATAATATGTATAAAAGAACCAGAGAAGAAGTTGATGTACAGGATAAGGAAACAGATAGtacatcaaataataatattatagaaaCTAGCTCATCCAGATTATCATTCtccaagaaaaatttacaatatttaGTTGGTCACAGAAATAATAGTACAAGAAGAAAACCTAATCATAGAATACCAACTTATCTACAAGAAAGGAAGTCTGATCCTGTAATGCCACCTATAATACATCCTACATCAAAAAAACCTCATTTACGAAAAGTACGTCGTATTTTACCGCGTACCAACTggcaaaataaaataagatCGATTTACTATAAAGAAGCcataacaaataataaaaatttaaaacaaagaGAGAGATTTATCAAGTCATTCAAGAAGGAAGTTGAAAACTTGGTTAAGATGGGGGTTTATGACCCTGATATTCGCTTACCCAAATCAGCTATTCCCAAAAATAAGATAATCTCTACAGTTATAGTATTCACTGTTAAACGAGATGGGACATGTAAGGCAAGGTATTGTGCTCGTGGTGATTTACAGAATCAAGAGTCTTACGGTAATACTGAATCCTCTATTTTAAGTCTTGATAGTCTTAAAATTCTATTATCTGTttactgggattcaagagagttagacattgttatacagtgtttaagatgtaaagacgattacttttattcagaaatatatagcaaatactataactaa
- the TBLA0C00110 gene encoding uncharacterized protein encodes MLITYWVKHLLLFLQVQYAWGNLVPSRPTAIEISSTTTLTPTIESLSITAQPVILPSNFSEEHSLEKRDFLVATVTWPEQYSLFLGFTILVPIGILLVPQSTSIIATTTWWNKDYTTTILLRTYSPPPWRDNIILWNVYNTITEWFLVETPKRDATRDSYTGWTGSYINSYSTGVFTTTGLDGYETTETIYYIRTPYNIILSTTTTEWTGSFRSTYSTEKKILISNGQQVEEIIYYVENPVVDITTKIFSFWQTSYTSTYSTSVTLYSGADEIFTTIYLYYIGLPTNLYTITESIGYGYSLTSTITTVTSSLTGADGYPTNEIIIVIATPNPYVTRTIFSSWSGTFISTYSTKVTTVVHEVGGFTLSTIETVYFVETPGNAVFTATTTKFPWLNPYVTTFSIGYSQSVGGDGRLTFKTIYYVSTPGYLLTSTTEWSNSFTATVSTYWTTESDRVMADEIILIAVPIPSYTKTVTFGWSGSYVSTFSTSTSYTLDSYGFYRPEVIYYVETPLGQSTLTVTSYWDNSFNATYSTGYHTYTGSDGYETIDTTYFIDVPVSKVISTSFTNWTGSETVTFSTFVTTLTGSDGIATETIIYEVETPTFSSNSLLQTLSNSDSLSFEPDPLSSSFSVSGMTYFSHRYTTNDIESQRNPSISRTVSSNIFSSLLKPITASPTLSNAIDTISSNQTENSSFPTDEPSFTQSAASSSPPASGDPSLTPSGTSGAQPEISGSQPDGSVAYNRTSSSPSASGDPSLTPSGTSDAQTEISPSGRSSYNLPPVYTTTVVSGSSTVTEVVSPYTTTDSNGLPSTGTTTYAISGTSSESGSSVYTTTVVSGSSTVTEVVSPYTTTDYNGLPSTGTTTYAISGTSSESGSSGLPPVYTTTVVSGSSTVTEVVSPYTTTDSNGLPSTGTTTYAISGTSSESGSSVYTTTVVSGSSAVVKIVSPYTTTDSNGLPSTGTTTYAISGTSSESGSSVYTTTVVSGSSTVTEVVSSTTPPPYVQWLAITGTTTYAI; translated from the coding sequence ATGCTTATTACGTATTGGGTAAAGCATTTGCTGCTTTTCCTTCAAGTTCAATATGCTTGGGGTAATTTAGTTCCGTCTCGACCAACGgcaattgaaatttcctCAACTACTACACTCACACCAACTATAGAATCTCTTTCAATTACAGCACAGCCTGTTATTTTACCTTCTAACTTTAGTGAAGAACACTCATTAGAAAAAAGAGACTTCCTTGTTGCAACCGTAACATGGCCCGAACAATATTCCCTATTTCTCGGATTTACTATTCTAGTTCCCATTGGTATACTACTAGTTCCTCAATCTACTTCTATAATTGCTACTACCACATGGTGGAATAAAGATTACACAACAACTATCCTACTGAGAACATATTCCCCTCCACCTTGGCGTGacaatattatattgtGGAACGTATATAATACAATCACTGAATGGTTTCTTGTAGAAACTCCTAAGCGTGATGCCACGAGAGATTCTTATACGGGGTGGACAGGATCATATATAAACTCTTACTCCACAGGCGTATTCACAACAACAGGCCTGGATGGCTATGAAACTACCGAAACAATCTATTACATTAGGACTCCTTATAACATTATTTTATCTACCACTACAACTGAATGGACTGGTTCTTTTAGATCTACCTACTCcacagaaaaaaaaatattaatttctaatGGTCAACAAGttgaagaaataatatactaCGTGGAGAACCCTGTGGTGGATATCACtactaaaatattttcattttggCAAACTTCATACACTTCAACATACTCAACAAGTGTTACTCTTTATAGTGGTGcagatgaaatttttacaaCAATATATTTGTACTATATTGGCCTACCAACGAACCTATACACCATTACAGAATCGATTGGATATGGTTACAGTTTAACTTCTACAATTACCACTGTAACATCTTCTTTAACTGGAGCTGATGGATACCCAACTAATGAAatcattattgttattgctACCCCTAATCCTTACGTAACTAGAACAATATTTAGCTCATGGAGTGGTACATTCATTTCTACATACTCAACTAAGGTTACTACAGTAGTTCACGAGGTAGGTGGTTTTACCTTATCCACTATTGAGACTGtatattttgttgaaaCTCCAGGTAATGCAGTGTTCACTGCTACCACAACCAAATTTCCTTGGCTAAATCCTTATGTCACAACTTTTTCAATAGGATACTCTCAATCTGTCGGTGGAGATGGACGTTTAACATTCAAGACAATATATTACGTTAGCACTCCAGGATATCTTTTGACTAGTACAACAGAATGGTCTAATTCGTTTACTGCCACGGTTAGTACATATTGGACTACAGAGTCGGATAGGGTGATGGCTGATGAAATCATATTGATTGCTGTTCCTATACCTTCTTACACAAAAACGGTAACATTTGGTTGGTCAGGTTCCTATGTAAGTACATTCTCAACTAGTACTTCGTATACTTTGGACAGTTATGGCTTTTACAGACCCGAAGTTATATACTACGTCGAAACTCCACTCGGACAATCTACTTTAACTGTGACTTCCTATTGGGACAATAGCTTCAATGCAACATATTCAACAGGATATCATACTTACACAGGCTCAGATGGTTACGAAACAATTGATACCACATATTTTATCGATGTCCCAGTGTCAAAAGTAATTTCAACTTCATTTACGAATTGGACTGGCTCTGAAACTGTAACATTTTCCACCTTTGTAACAACCCTAACAGGGTCTGATGGCATTGCAACCGAGACTATTATTTATGAGGTTGAAACTCCTACATTTAGTTCCAACTCATTACTCCAAACACTATCGAATTCTGATAGTTTATCTTTTGAGCCAGATCCCTTAAGTAGCTCATTCAGTGTCTCCGGTATGACATATTTTTCTCATAGATATACCACTAATGATATAGAATCACAAAGGAATCCTTCTATCTCACGAACGGTATCTTCAAACATATTCTCCTCATTACTCAAACCAATTACTGCATCACCAACCCTTTCCAATGCCATAGACACAATATCTTCCAACCAGACTGAGAATTCCTCATTCCCTACAGACGAACCAAGTTTCACACAATCCGCAGCTTCTAGCAGCCCACCTGCTTCTGGGGATCCAAGTTTGACACCATCCGGCACTTCGGGTGCTCAACCTGAAATATCTGGATCACAGCCTGACGGATCGGTAGCCTACAACAGAACTTCTAGCAGCCCATCTGCTTCTGGGGATCCAAGTTTAACACCATCCGGCACTTCGGATGCTCAAACTGAAATATCTCCTTCAGGCAGATCCTCTTACAACCTACCACCAGTATACACCACCACAGTGGTCTCTGGCTCGTCGACCGTTACTGAGGTTGTATCTCCATACACCACCACCGACTCCAATGGCTTGCCATCCACCGGCACCACTACCTACGCGATCTCGGGCACTTCATCTGAAAGTGGATCCTCAGTATACACCACCACAGTGGTCTCTGGCTCGTCGACCGTTACTGAGGTTGTATCTCCATACACCACCACCGACTACAATGGCTTGCCATCCACCGGCACCACTACCTACGCGATCTCGGGCACTTCATCTGAAAGTGGATCCTCCGGCCTACCACCAGTATACACGACCACAGTGGTCTCTGGCTCGTCGACCGTTACTGAGGTTGTATCTCCATACACCACCACCGACTCCAATGGCTTGCCATCCACCGGCACCACTACCTACGCGATCTCGGGCACTTCATCTGAAAGTGGATCCTCAGTATACACCACCACAGTGGTCTCTGGCTCGTCGGCTGTCGTAAAGATTGTATCTCCATACACCACCACCGATTCCAATGGCTTGCCATCCACCGGCACCACTACCTACGCGATCTCGGGCACTTCATCTGAAAGTGGATCCTCAGTATACACCACCACAGTGGTCTCTGGCTCGTCGACCGTTACTGAGGTTGTATCCTCCACTACACCACCACCGTACGTCCAATGGCTTGCCATCACTGGCACCACTACCTACGCGATC